Within Microbaculum marinisediminis, the genomic segment GGCATGCGGAACTGCTCGCCGATGATGCGGGCGATGCCGTAGCCGGCCAGGAAGGTGCCGGTCGTCAGCCACGGGCGGTTCAGGCTCTCGAAGCGATGGGTCAGAATCCGGAGCACCAGGAACAGGATCAGCCCTTCCATCAGCGCCTGGTAGAGCTGGCTGGGGTGGCGCGGCTCGGGGCCGGCGAGCGGGAATACCATCGCCCAGGGCACGTCGGCCGGCCGGCCCCAGAGCTCGCCGTTGATGAAATTGGCGATGCGGCCGAGCATCAGGCCGATGGGCGTCGCCGCCGCCGAGATGTCGGCCATCGCCGAGACTGGGCGGCCGCGCCACCACGCGAAGACCAGCACCGCGAGCACGACGCCGAGAAAGCCGCCGTGGAACGACATGCCGCCGGCCCATACCTGCAGGATCTCGGCAGGATGGGCGATGAAATAGGCCGGGTTGTAGAACAGCACGTAGCCGAGGCGGCCGCCGAGGACGACGCCGAGGGTGATCCACAGGATGAGGTCGTCGACGTCGCGCTTCTCCAGTGGCGAGGTGCCGCCCCAAAGACGCGCGTTGGAGACCAGGCGGAGCATGTACCACCAGGCAAACAGGATGCCGGCAACATAGGAGAGCGCGTACCAGCGGATGGCGAAGGGACCGAGCTCGATGGCAATGGGATCGATCGCCGGAAAGGGCAGGACGAATAAGGACATCTGGGCCTCCGGCGGCTTGTTGCGCCGGGCTTCGGGCCCGGCCGAGCGCGATCAAACGGGTGCCTGAGCTTTAGGGGCGCGCGCACGGCGAGGCAAGGGCATGGGCGGGAGATCCACGGCACCCTGCGGGAAAGCGATCGGGCAAACAGCGCCTGTCGGCCGGAGCGGTGCATGCGTTTCCCGTTTGCCTCTGCGTAAAAAATCCGCAGCCAACGAAAGAAGTTCGTAACTTTCGTTTTGGGACATGCCTTGCGGATGCCGCATTGCGCTGCCATACGACATACGCCGGTACGGCCCGCGGTGGGGCGTACCCTCAGGATTTCGGTCAGGACTGTCCTCCTAGGGGGGTGAATGGTTACCTATCCCGAATGTCTGAGATTGTCGGGCCGGACGTCGCGGCCCGGGTCTTTGGTTTGAATTCGACGGAATTCGGGACAGGAGTTTCCCATGCGCCAAAATGGCACCGTGAAGTTCTTCAATCATTCGCGCGGCTTCGGGTTCATCACGCCGGACGAGGGCGGCAAGGACGTCTTCGTGCACATCACTGCACTCGAGCGTTCCGGTCTGCCGGCCCTCGACGAAGGCACCAAGGTGAGCTTCGAAATCGAGGAAGATCGGCGCGGTCGTGGGCCCCAGGCCGTCGGCATCGAGCTGGCCTAATCGCTTCCAGCGATCAAAGAAATACCGCAGCGCCGCCGGAGTAATCCGGCGGCGTTCGCGTTGATGGGCGCAACTCAAGACGTATTAGCCGGGCTTCGGCCGTCGTCTTGAACTCCGGCATCGGTGTGCCCATTGTCTGTAGAGCGAATCGACAACAGGGAGTCGGGCGCATGGCGCTCGAAACCAGCATGGTGCAGTCCAGCAATCGCATCCTCGACGAGTTCGCGCGTTTCATGACCGACGCGGCGGGCGTCGCCAAGGGCGTTCGCTCGGAAGTGGAGACCGTCGTGCGCACCCAGGCCGAGAAGGTGCTGCGGGACCTCGACGTGGTCCAGCGCGAGGAGTTCGAAGCCGTCAAGGCGATGGCAACCAAGGCGCGCGAGGAAAAC encodes:
- the lgt gene encoding prolipoprotein diacylglyceryl transferase, which encodes MSLFVLPFPAIDPIAIELGPFAIRWYALSYVAGILFAWWYMLRLVSNARLWGGTSPLEKRDVDDLILWITLGVVLGGRLGYVLFYNPAYFIAHPAEILQVWAGGMSFHGGFLGVVLAVLVFAWWRGRPVSAMADISAAATPIGLMLGRIANFINGELWGRPADVPWAMVFPLAGPEPRHPSQLYQALMEGLILFLVLRILTHRFESLNRPWLTTGTFLAGYGIARIIGEQFRMPDAHIGFLWGGLTMGMLLSLPMVLIGLAIIAFALMRPKRTA
- a CDS encoding cold-shock protein, which produces MRQNGTVKFFNHSRGFGFITPDEGGKDVFVHITALERSGLPALDEGTKVSFEIEEDRRGRGPQAVGIELA
- a CDS encoding accessory factor UbiK family protein, which codes for MVQSSNRILDEFARFMTDAAGVAKGVRSEVETVVRTQAEKVLRDLDVVQREEFEAVKAMATKAREENEALKSRIAALESAAGIETPAAAPKKAAPRKTTARKPASTRKSPAAKTKE